Proteins encoded within one genomic window of Scheffersomyces stipitis CBS 6054 chromosome 3, complete sequence:
- the FMO5 gene encoding Cyclopentanone 1,2-monooxygenase (CPMO) (Cyclohexanone monooxygenase steroid monooxygenase (CPM1) (Bacterial)), which produces MIHYDQIVVGGGFGGMTTLHKLREKGFNVHGFERGSDFGGVWHHNRYPGARVDSETPVYQLWLKEVLSDFIFTQRFPDWKELQKYFKYAGEKLKLYDYFTMNTEVTASHWNDKESLWYVSTQSNLNGVESKFTCNHLILCIGFAAKKTYPDLEGRGTFQGTSFHTADWPWDGIDVKGKKVAVIGTGASGVQVIQSISKEVGELVVFQRTPNLVLPMQSQEADISRQKERKEAYHQIFNDSIPSSFSGFEFEPDTRSGKDCTPEEIKEKFDDCWKNGGFRFWLGNFQDIMVDKSTNRAAWDYWKEKSSVRVKDPRKRKILVPDEPPHYIFTKRPCLETTYFESYNRENVDIVDINTNPITEVTENGLITKDGSCYEFDIIIYATGFDAITGGFYQMDLKGKNGITISEAWENGTYTYLGMSISQFPNLYFLYGPQGPTAFCNGPTCALIQGVWISELIDFTTKHGFKYNTPTIEAQNSWRKYIQDNANQTLLPYTRSWYMGANRDGNKPRECLLYVRGVGNYFKDINKESNMGYPNFVFVR; this is translated from the coding sequence ATGATTCACTACGatcaaattgttgttggaggGGGATTCGGCGGTATGACCACTTTGCACAAGCTTCGTGAAAAAGGGTTCAATGTTCACGGTTTTGAAAGAGGTTCTGATTTTGGCGGGGTTTGGCACCACAACAGATATCCTGGCGCAAGAGTCGACTCTGAAACACCAGTTTACCAACTTTGGTTGAAAGAAGTATTATCGGATTTTATTTTCACCCAAAGGTTCCCTGACTGGAAAGAGCTTCagaaatacttcaagtatGCTGgcgaaaaattgaaattgtacGACTATTTCACCATGAATACTGAAGTGACTGCTAGTCATTGGAATGATAAAGAAAGTTTGTGGTATGTTTCTACTCAATCAAATCTCAATGGAGTTGAGCTGAAATTTACATGTAATCACTTAATTCTCTGTATTGGTTTTGCAGCTAAGAAGACTTATCctgatcttgaaggaagaggTACCTTTCAGGGAACTTCTTTCCACACTGCTGATTGGCCATGGGATGGGATTGATGTTAAAGGAAAAAAGGTTGCTGTTATTGGTACTGGAGCTTCAGGGGTACAAGTTATTCAATCCATCTCTAAAGAGGTTGGAGAATTAGTTGTTTTCCAGAGAACTCCAAACTTGGTTTTACCAATGCAATCTCAAGAAGCTGATATATCTAGacaaaaggaaagaaaggaGGCATATCATCAAATATTCAATGATCTGATCCCATCCTCTTTTTCAggatttgaatttgaaccGGACACAAGATCGGGGAAGGATTGTACTCCAGAAGAGATCAAGGAGAAGTTTGATGACTGCTGGAAGAACGGTGGCTTTAGATTTTGGTTAGGAAACTTTCAAGATATTATGGTTGATAAGTCTACTAATAGAGCAGCTTGGGACTACTGGAAGGAGAAATCTTCAGTTAGGGTTAAAGACCCTAGAAAAAGGAAGATTTTGGTCCCTGATGAACCACCACACTACATTTTCACTAAGCGTCCTTGCCTCGAAACCACCTATTTTGAAAGTTATAATAGGGAAAATGTTGACATTGTGGATATCAACACAAATCCAATTACTGAAGTAACTGAAAATGGTCTCATAACTAAGGATGGATCATGTTATGAATTTGACATTATTATATATGCAACGGGGTTTGACGCCATCACTGGGGGGTTCTATCAGATGGACTTGAAGGGAAAAAATGGTATCACCATTTCGGAAGCTTGGGAAAATGGAACATATACCTACTTAGGAATGAGTATCAGTCAGTTTCCCAACCTATACTTCCTCTATGGTCCTCAGGGGCCAACTGCATTCTGTAATGGACCCACTTGTGCCTTGATACAAGGAGTCTGGATATCAGAGTTGATTGATTTCACCACTAAACATGGTTTCAAATACAACACCCCAACCATCGAAGCTCAGAATAGCTGGAGGAAGTATATCCAAGATAATGCTAACCAAACTCTTTTGCCATACACAAGAAGCTGGTATATGGGAGCAAACAGGGATGGCAACAAACCAAGAGAATGCTTATTGTATGTCCGTGGAGTTGGAAACTACTTCAAGGATATTAATAAAGAATCCAATATGGGTTATCCAAACTTCGTTTTTGTAAGGTGA
- the TNA11 gene encoding Transporter of Nicotinic Acid: MKGAEKTTAVDIVNNSSRSSSDSNAFGLNQIISPNGDIIVLSPGSVDHKLERRICRKLDFRILPLTAAMYLFNALDKGNISNAKTDGLDIDIGISGDRWNLMLSIFYIPFVLFAFPISLVIKKYNAARVIPLLMFTFGSITLLIVSVFNFSGLMAARWFLGMAESAFFPGIIYYLTTFYRRGELARRLSIFYSAANIANAFSGLLSYGVFQINDPRLHGWQILLLIEGCCTVTFACVAYFLLPHSVESASFFTEEEKEYARFRVQTDSSASGGQKTSLNDAIKVFKHPIYIAWMIQEIAIGVPLNSINNWFPQIIQSLGKSSVQTNLYTVAPNVSGAVFLLIFAFGSDYVKVRSVFVGIAIATTLIGFVVFGAIDTQNHIGVAYFSCFLMTAGASASSVLTSTWYNNNTPNENRRVVVTAVGVPLANAAGLISTNIFRPKDAPKYIPALGITAGFGGLAIVMVLSISTFMVFDNKRRNKLQNVNLSYKDISTSELGEGPGNPNFRWMY, encoded by the coding sequence ATGAAAGGGGCCGAAAAAACAACTGCGGTCGATATTGTGAATAACTCTTCTCGCTCTAGCCTGGACAGCAATGCATTCGGACTTAACCAAATCATCTCTCCAAATGGCGATATCATTGTCCTCTCTCCTGGCTCTGTTGACCATAAgcttgaaagaagaatttgccGAAAGTTAGATTTTAGAATCTTGCCACTTACTGCTGCAATGTACCTTTTCAATGCTCTAGATAAAGGAAATATAAGTAACGCTAAAACTGATGGTCTTGATATTGACATTGGAATTAGTGGTGATCGTTGGAACTTAATGTTGTCGATTTTTTATATACCATTTGTTTTGTTTGCGTTCCCGATCTCATTGGTTATTAAGAAGTATAACGCAGCACGAGTGATTCCTTTACTTATGTTCACCTTCGGCTCCATTACTTTGCTCATTGTTTCTGTGTTCAATTTTTCTGGATTAATGGCTGCCAGATGGTTTTTAGGGATGGCAGAGTCTGCCTTTTTTCCTGGTATAATTTATTACCTCACCACTTTCTATAGAAGGGGCGAGTTGGCTCGAAgactttcaattttctATTCAGCTGCAAATATCGCAAATGCATTTTCTGGCTTACTTTCCTATGGTGTTTTTCAGATTAATGATCCTCGCCTCCATGGCTGGCAAATCTTGTTGCTCATTGAGGGATGCTGTACAGTTACTTTCGCCTGTGTTGCCTACTTCCTTCTTCCGCATTCGGTGGAATCTGCTAGCTTTTTCACCGAAGAGGAGAAAGAATATGCTAGGTTTAGAGTTCAAACTGATTCATCTGCATCAGGTGGACAAAAAACATCATTGAATGATGCTATCAAGGTTTTCAAACATCCTATATACATTGCTTGGATGATTCAAGAGATTGCGATTGGAGTTCCACTCAATAGTATAAACAATTGGTTTCCTCAGATTATTCAAAGCTTGGGAAAATCTTCAGTTCAAACCAATCTTTATACCGTGGCTCCTAATGTCTCTGGAGCAGTGTTTCTATTAATCTTTGCTTTTGGATCCGATTATGTGAAAGTAAGATCTGTATTCGTCGGTATAGCAATCGCAACTACATTGATTGGATTTGTAGTATTTGGTGCTATTGATACCCAAAATCATATCGGAGTTGCATATTTTAGTTGCTTCTTGATGACCGCTGGTGCTTCTGCTTCGTCTGTTCTTACATCCACCTGGTATAATAACAACACACCAAATGAAAATCGCAGGGTGGTCGTTACGGCAGTGGGAGTTCCTTTAGCGAACGCAGCTGGACTAATTTCCACCAATATATTCAGACCCAAGGATGCTCCAAAGTATATACCCGCTTTGGGTATAACTGCAGGATTTGGAGGTTTGGCGATTGTAATGGTGTTGTCGATTCTGACCTTCATGGTCTTCGATAATAAACGAAGAAATAAGCTTCAGAATGTTAATTTGAGTTACAAAgatatttcaacttcagagCTTGGTGAAGGTCCAGGAAATCCTAATTTCAGATGGATGTATTGA
- the MIG2.2 gene encoding C2H2 zinc finger protein Ribonuc_L-PSP Endoribonuclease L-PSP (similar to MIG2 and NRG1 transcription factor involved in glucose repression Ribonuc_L-PSP Endoribonuclease L-PSP~go_component nucleus~go_function nucleic acid binding; zinc ion binding), with amino-acid sequence MSPTEPAKRKRKRIIGTFKCPAVNCGKVFSRADHLGRHQRSHNPGSRYACPYPNCGQTFTRHDVKEKHFKRHTNGIEKSKRDEGSTENTLSPTDLIEWLFHDELSVDNSNSGTNLPGHSTDLPSGFSPVSLIETMFAVSPNFPNSNYRIAVNENIRSNLISFIPSLEANPDFGCLQIEECLSNYWLLYHPQYPILHRPSFLNSEAPPLLLLAMVMLGSNFVPCAKSADSLLRNPKALADQIAEPLRWLIFANIDCRPPAKVWVVQSLLLLETYEITSSSRFLHERAYLHHGSKIQLLRRSPILGGDPLKSENHDGAYSPPNQVWKTWIEVESMKRATLMAFYLDTIHATVYGHSIILYAHQLKLSLPCEDVLWEFDNTNKSETLSFERTPKFLAAMNKLLHRQKVVTSSFGKKVLLAGLLTIMFQMQQKDLQLSFLEWDSMKDSWNQTISLAIDVWRADICTEGGCCDTENSLWFPIESKKKLPPMLRIDDTRCKFGLYHIAQIYMRISHYDYIIYAGAPSRMNVKAGKAEYEIVAKRVMEWSHSLNGSISAIHAYWFLCEMILSPDNEDITFTYDPNTDPFMHRKNIIASAVLVLFAYNYSLHGPESVTYDQLATSDYYPDKEDGYSYLRRIRKCLSRGPGGPFHRINYGRTSAQFHEAIKLHSETLRSIDNKHHLVGLLKLFYRSYKGCNWEIGREYSKLFRNCIKRCLGRKSVVCDDMYVN; translated from the exons ATGTCACCTACTGAACCGGCCAAGAGAAAACGAAAGCGTATCATTGGAACATTCAAATGTCCTGCTGTAAACTGCGGCAAGGTGTTCTCACGAGCCGATCACCTAGGCAGACATCAAAGGAGCCATAATCCTGGATCTCGATATGCATGTCCATATCCTAATTGTGGACAAACTTTCACCAGACATGATGTCAAAGAGAAGCACTTCAAAAGGCACACTAACGGAAtagaaaaatcaaaacgCGACGAAGGCAGC ACGGA AAATACGTTGTCTCCTACCGACCTAATTGAATGGTTGTTTCATGACGAACTAAGTGTAGACAATTCGAATTCTGGAACCAATCTCCCGGGGCACTCGACCGATCTCCCCAGTGGATTTTCTCCTGTGTCTTTGATTGAAACTATGTTCGCAGTTCTGCCGAACTTTCCAAATTCTAACTATAGAATTGCAGTCAATGAGAATATCAGATCCAATTTGATATCCTTCATTCCCTCCTTAGAAGCCAACCCTGACTTTGGTTGCCTTCAAATTGAGGAGTGCTTGCTGAATTATTGGCTCTTATACCACCCACAATATCCTATCTTGCACCGACCATCCTTCTTAAATTCTGAAGCGCCGCCTTTGCTATTGTTGGCGATGGTAATGCTTGGCAGCAACTTTGTACCTTGTGCCAAAAGTGCCGACTCTCTATTGAGAAACCCCAAAGCTTTGGCAGATCAAATTGCGGAGCCGTTGAGATGGCTCATTTTTGCCAATATTGACTGCAGACCACCGGCCAAAGTTTGGGTCGTTCAAAGTTTGCTCCTTCTTGAGACATACGAAATAACAAGTTCCagtcgatttcttcatgaGAGAGCATATTTGCATCACGGTTCCAAGATACAATTATTAAGAAGATCGCCAATTTTAGGTGGAGATCCATTGAAAAGTGAAAACCATGATGGTGCATACCTGCCTCCTAATCAAGtttggaaaacttggaTCGAAGTAGAATCGATGAAAAGGGCAACTCTTATGGCATTTTATTTGGACACTATTCATGCAACTGTGTATGGGCACCTGATAATTCTATATGCGCACCAACTCAAACTTTCTTTGCCTTGTGAAGATGTTTTGTGGGAATTTGATAATACAAACAAGTCAGAAACCTTGTCATTTGAAAGGACTCCAAAATTCCTTGCTGCAATGAATAAACTACTTCATAGACAGAAAGTTGTCACGAGCTCatttggaaagaaggtCCTCTTAGCAGGACTATTAACGATAATGTTCCAAATGCAGCAGAAAGACTTACAGCTTTCATTCCTCGAATGGGATTCTATGAAAGACTCGTGGAATCAAACAATATCTTTGGCAATTGACGTATGGAGAGCAGATATTTGCACAGAGGGAGGTTGCTGCGATACAGAGAACTCTCTTTGGTTTCCAATTgaactgaagaagaagttacCTCCAATGTTACGAATTGACGACACTCGCTGCAAATTTGGATTATATCATATTGCACAAATTTATATGAGGATATCACATTATGATTACATTATATATGCTGGTGCTCCTAGTAGGATGAATGTTAAAGCTGGAAAAGCGGAATACGAGATAGTTGCAAAGCGAGTAATGGAATGGTCACATAGCCTTAATGGAAGTATAAGTGCCATACATGCCTATTGGTTCTTGTGTGAAATGATTCTTTCTCCGgacaatgaagatatcacCTTCACTTATGACCCAAACACAGATCCCTTCATGCATAGAAAGAACATAATTGCAAGTGCTGTTTTGGTTCTCTTTGCTTATAATTATTCTCTTCATGGCCCGGAAAGTGTGACATATGACCAACTAGCTACTAGTGATTACTATCCTgacaaagaagatggaTATTCTTACTTGAGGCGAATTCGGAAGTGTTTATCAAGAGGACCAGGTGGACCCTTTCATAGGATCAATTATGGAAGAACTAGTGCTCAATTCCATGAAGCGATCAAGCTTCATTCTGAAACATTGCGATCCATTGATAACAAGCATCACCTTGTTGGTTTGCTCAAACTCTTTTACAGAAGTTATAAAGGTTGCAACTGGGAAATTGGTCGCGAATACTCAAAACTATTTCGCAACTGTATTAAGAGATGTTTAGGTCGTAAGAGTGTAGTTTGTGACGATATGTACGTTAATTAA
- the ACD2 gene encoding putative esterase (Arylacetamide deacetylase), whose amino-acid sequence MTRSKYYELQADYSFTGGVPETPYELNEDIKDKFDEEYVSFFDKNMKEASNFLYTHRVPLAVIRKGGNIMPGQSPLSKMAKTFDISIARKHTEGSMPVPARVFVPEGDRPAEGWPLFIWFHGGGWVLGNIDTENSFCTKVASLSKCVVMSVDYRLAPEDPFPAAVHDAFESVLYGFQSSPTDLGINNRKIAIGGSSAGGNLTAVVTHKYASSKFAESLPPILFQVLVVPVTDNTATPENKESWKQFQLSPQLPAEKMIWYRYLYLPNEKDIVKPESSPLFYSDESFKKVPPCFIAAAECDVLRSEAVEYHEKLRKNGVKSEIKIYTGVPHPVMAMDAVLQKGRDLIKDTTDALRKVFY is encoded by the coding sequence ATGACAAGGTCCAAATATTACGAACTTCAAGCCGATTACTCTTTCACTGGAGGAGTACCAGAAACTCCAtatgaattgaatgaagaTATAAAGGATaaatttgatgaagaatatgttTCCTTCTTCGACAAAAATATGAAGGAAGCTTCAAACTTTCTCTATACTCATAGGGTTCCATTGGCTGTGATCAGAAAAGGTGGCAACATTATGCCGGGTCAGAGTCCTTTGCTGAAGATGGCTAAAACCTTTGATATCCTGATCGCTAGAAAACACACAGAAGGTTCCATGCCGGTTCCAGCCAGAGTGTTCGTTCCGGAAGGTGATCGGCCAGCTGAGGGCTGGCCCTTATTTATTTGGTTCCATGGAGGAGGATGGGTGTTGGGAAACATTGACACTGAAAATTCTTTCTGTACTAAAGTTGCATCATTGTCGAAGTGTGTAGTGATGTCTGTCGACTATAGATTAGCACCAGAAGACCCTTTTCCAGCGGCCGTTCATGACGCTTTTGAATCGGTGTTGTACGGTTTCCAATCATCCCCTACTGATTTGGGAATCAACAATAGGAAGATTGCTATTGGTGGCTCATCTGCTGGAGGCAATCTAACAGCAGTAGTTACTCACAAGTATGCCAGTTCGAAATTTGCAGAGCTGTTACCTCCTATTTTGTTTCAAGTTTTGGTGGTTCCTGTTACTGATAATACTGCTACTCCTGAAAACAAGGAGTCATGGAAGCAGTTTCAGTTGAGTCCTCAATTACCAGCAGAGAAGATGATCTGGTACAGATATCTATACTTaccaaatgaaaaagaCATCGTGAAACCAGAATCTTCTCCATTGTTCTACTCCGATGAAAGCTTCAAGAAGGTGCCACCATGTTTTATTGCGGCAGCAGAATGTGACGTTTTGAGATCTGAGGCTGTCGAATATCATGAAAAATTGCGCAAGAACGGAGTCAAGTCTGAAATTAAAATTTATACTGGTGTCCCTCATCCAGTCATGGCCATGGACGCTGTATTGCAGAAAGGTAGAGATCTAATTAAAGATACAACTGATGCGCTAAGAAAAGTATTCTATTAA
- a CDS encoding predicted protein (go_function alanine racemase activity; pyridoxal phosphate binding) produces MSYPAQFIAKPSKEALLDAFKGKSISSLPTPSFLINEDIFTKNCNRMLQNTSHLSADFRAHVKTHKTVEGTRLQLGEKSPIKTDKIVVSTLVEAWSLMPLVEEGLISDILFSLPVVKSRLPELAELANKVPHLRLMLDGSDQLELLADFSREFSIKAKWSIFVKINMGTNRAGLVNESTSLENTLQKLLKDDKISEFVDLYGFYCHAGHSYSADSPSSAKDFLIQEIIHANQAAKGALQIQPGLKLQISVGATPTAHSSEHLNTDELIAAIGDELSGKLELHAGCYPCCDLQQVSTGCVTLEEVSISLLAEVISIYPNRGSKAPGEQLVNAGVLALCREFGPLPGHGRVVDPPGLENWIVGRLSQEHGILVPLDENQVNDFIPLGTKVRIVPQHSCITAAAHPWYYIVDSSNSVVDIWIPARGW; encoded by the coding sequence atgtcttACCCTGCTCAATTCATAGCAAAACCAAGCAAGGAAGCTTTACTCGATGCTTTCAAGGGGAAGCTGATATCCAGCTTGCCTACCCCTTCTTTTCttatcaatgaagatataTTCACCAAAAATTGCAATAGAATGCTTCAGAATACTTCGCACTTGAGTGCCGATTTCCGAGCTCACGTCAAAACCCACAAGACAGTAGAAGGCACTCGTTTGCAATTGGGAGAAAAGTCACCGATCAAAACCGACAAAATTGTGGTCTCCACGTTAGTGGAAGCTTGGAGTCTAATGCCACTTGTGGAAGAGGGCTTGATTAGCGATATTTTGTTTAGTTTGCCTGTTGTGAAGTCCAGGCTCCCTGAATTGGCCGAATTGGCAAACAAAGTTCCCCACTTACGGTTGATGCTCGATGGATCAGATcagttggaattgttggCAGACTTCTCCAGAGAATTTTCCATAAAAGCAAAATGGTCTATCTTCGTTAAGATCAATATGGGAACAAACAGAGCTGGCTTAGTCAACGAATCCACCTCTTTAGAGAATACTTTACAAAAACTCTTAAAGGATGATAAAATTAGCGAGTTTGTGGACTTATATGGGTTCTACTGTCATGCTGGTCATTCGTATAGTGCGGATTCTCCTCTGTCAGCTAAAGATTTCTTAATTCAAGAGATTATCCACGCTAATCAGGCTGCAAAAGGAGCACTCCAAATACAGCCAGGCTTGAAACTCCAAATTTCTGTCGGTGCAACGCCTACAGCTCATTCTTCGGAACACTTGAATACAGATGAATTGATAGCAGCTATCGGAGATGAACTTTCAGGAAAATTGGAATTACATGCTGGTTGCTATCCATGTTGTGACTTGCAACAAGTTTCTACTGGTTGTGTTACGCTTGAAGAGGTGTCCATTTCTTTATTGGCCGAGGTTATCTCAATTTACCCGAACAGAGGTTCCAAGGCTCCAGGGGAACAACTTGTCAATGCTGGAGTTTTGGCCTTATGTCGAGAATTTGGACCTTTACCAGGCCATGGTAGAGTGGTTGATCCTCCAGGACTTGAAAATTGGATTGTTGGTAGATTGAGTCAAGAACATGGGATCTTAGTTCCACTTGATGAAAACCAAGTTAATGACTTTATTCCTTTGGGAACCAAAGTAAGAATTGTCCCACAACATTCTTGCATCACAGCAGCAGCTCATCCTTGGTACTATATAGTAGACTCCAGTAATAGTGTAGTTGACATTTGGATACCAGCTAGAGGATGGTAG
- the DAP1 gene encoding Dihydrodipicolinate synthase (Dihydrodipicolinate synthase (DHDPS) putative~go_function dihydrodipicolinate synthase activity), translating to MTILPASVLPEGIYTPITTFFKNDADYTLDLESQVEHAKFLYDRGISGLVVAGSMGETPHLSRQERSALVSSLRMAIPDENFKIIAGAPPIGNIEEAIEEIDSARDAGADFMILLVPGYFGPKLISQEGIVDYFLKVADKSSLPIVIYNYPGTSNNVTITLDSFKKLSVHEKIVAVKLTHFNLDLYTMLGRDSELCQTNNFRPFTGLGQVLIPALSVGIYGAIDGMSALFPKVMVKLLTLFKEGKLKESSELQYLVTKADMMIMELNVVGVKHALKQFYGFGESLTGRPPLSKEVDLNAYSKYQADLNTLDKIEKSL from the coding sequence ATGACTATTCTTCCTGCTTCCGTACTCCCTGAGGGAATTTACACTCCAATTActaccttcttcaaaaatgatGCTGATTACACTTTGGACCTTGAAtcccaagttgaacatgCAAAGTTCTTGTATGATCGAGGAATATCTGGTCTCGTTGTTGCTGGTTCAATGGGGGAAACTCCACACCTCAGTAGACAAGAAAGACTGGCCCTCGTTTCTAGTTTAAGAATGGCTATTCCAGATGAAAATTTTAAAATTATTGCAGGCGCACCTCCAATTGGtaatattgaagaagcaattgaagaaatcgattCTGCAAGAGATGCGGGAGCCGATTTCATGATCCTTCTTGTTCCTGGTTATTTTGGTCCCAAATTGATTAGCCAAGAAGGAATCGTTGATTATTTTCTTAAAGTTGCTGATAAGTCCTCCTTACCAATTGTGATTTACAATTATCCTGGGACTTCAAACAATGTCACAATTACTCTCGACAGTTTCAAGAAGCTCTCAGTCCACGAGAAAATAGTTGCAGTCAAGTTGACtcatttcaatttggatTTGTATACCATGTTAGGTAGGGATTCAGAACTTTGTCAAACTAATAATTTCAGACCTTTTACAGGACTTGGTCAAGTATTGATTCCAGCATTATCAGTGGGAATTTACGGAGCTATTGATGGAATGTCAGCCTTATTCCCCAAGGTTATGGTAAAGCTTTTAACTCTATTCAAAGAGGGAAAGTTAAAGGAATCAAGCGAACTTCAATATTTGGTTACTAAGGCTGACATGATGATTATGGAATTGAATGTCGTTGGTGTCAAACATGCACTCAAACAGTTCTATGGCTTTGGAGAAAGCTTAACAGGAAGGCCACCGCTCAGCAAGGAAGTCGACTTGAACGCTTACTCAAAGTACCAAGCTGACTTGAATACTCTTGATAAGATAGAAAAGTCCCTCTAG